The Leptolyngbya sp. CCY15150 genome contains a region encoding:
- a CDS encoding CAP domain-containing protein — MQNNSVFIRRWLRRGVSLSVLVLAGVVTSQGSHRFNILSAANQPWLTLGSSAYAQEAYDWAQIEQDIITVQNQVRQDPASLIPLLEERLANMNDEGVISCGPNCRPIQTQEGRPAVQEAIDFLRQQAAVSTLEASPNVAQAAKAHAQDQASGSMGHDGSDGSTTAQRIGRTGALYVSSGENIAYGPSTGQRVVLDLIVDDGVPSRGHRTNIFDPSWTHTGAGCGPHAGYRIVCVINYIRFTTQLNVVNNGSVNLESVTLGEINILGDALAPGETREITLREDQCEGSLGLQMSGYLPASMASRMVCGSTLTVNPNNGFRLSSQ; from the coding sequence ATGCAAAATAATTCAGTTTTTATTCGCCGCTGGTTACGTCGCGGCGTTTCGCTCTCTGTTCTAGTTCTGGCCGGTGTAGTCACCTCCCAGGGATCGCATCGTTTTAATATACTCTCCGCTGCAAATCAACCTTGGTTGACTCTGGGTTCCTCAGCTTACGCCCAAGAAGCCTATGACTGGGCGCAGATTGAGCAAGACATTATTACCGTACAAAACCAAGTCCGCCAAGATCCAGCCAGCTTGATCCCGTTGTTGGAGGAACGCCTGGCCAATATGAATGACGAGGGTGTAATTAGTTGTGGGCCTAACTGCCGTCCTATTCAAACGCAGGAAGGAAGGCCAGCTGTTCAAGAGGCCATTGATTTTTTGCGTCAACAGGCGGCGGTTTCTACCCTAGAAGCCTCACCTAATGTTGCCCAGGCTGCTAAAGCCCATGCTCAAGATCAGGCTAGTGGTAGTATGGGGCACGATGGCTCTGACGGCAGTACCACTGCACAACGGATAGGCCGCACCGGAGCGCTTTATGTATCCAGCGGGGAGAATATTGCCTATGGGCCAAGCACGGGGCAACGAGTGGTGCTGGATTTAATTGTTGATGATGGTGTGCCTAGTCGGGGGCATCGTACCAATATTTTTGACCCTAGCTGGACACATACTGGAGCGGGCTGTGGTCCCCATGCAGGGTATCGTATCGTCTGCGTTATTAACTACATCAGATTTACGACTCAGCTTAATGTGGTTAATAACGGTAGTGTTAACCTAGAGAGTGTTACCCTCGGCGAGATTAATATTTTGGGTGATGCTCTAGCACCTGGCGAAACTCGGGAAATTACGTTGCGTGAAGATCAGTGCGAAGGTAGTCTAGGCTTGCAGATGAGTGGCTATCTTCCAGCCAGTATGGCAAGTCGTATGGTATGTGGTTCCACCTTAACCGTTAACCCGAATAACGGCTTCCGGCTTTCGTCTCAATAG
- a CDS encoding orange carotenoid-binding protein, whose protein sequence is MPFTIESARSIFPGTLSADAVPATIARFTQLNAEDQLALIWFAYLEMGKTITIAAPGAANMQFAENTLNEIRQMSFQEQSQAMCDLANRADTPICRTYSMWSSNIKLGFWYQLGQWMDEGLVAPIPEGYQLSANAAAVLQAIRNLESGQQITVLRNSVVDMGFDPKKLGSYQSVAEPIVPPVVADKRTAVTIEGIDNPTVLSYMNNMNANDFDALIQLFTDDGALQPPFQRPIVGRDAVLKFFREDCQNLKLMPERGVLEPADEGYTQIKVTGKVQTPWFGAAVGMNMAWRFLLNPENKIYFVAIDLLASPKELLNLTR, encoded by the coding sequence ATGCCCTTTACCATTGAATCAGCCCGCAGTATTTTTCCCGGCACCCTTTCTGCCGATGCTGTGCCAGCTACAATTGCTCGATTCACTCAACTGAATGCCGAAGATCAACTAGCGCTGATTTGGTTTGCCTACCTGGAAATGGGAAAAACCATCACCATCGCGGCTCCCGGTGCAGCCAACATGCAGTTTGCCGAAAATACGTTGAATGAAATTCGGCAAATGTCCTTCCAAGAGCAGTCTCAAGCCATGTGTGACTTGGCGAACCGGGCTGACACCCCCATCTGCCGCACCTACTCCATGTGGTCATCGAACATCAAGCTTGGCTTCTGGTACCAGCTTGGACAGTGGATGGATGAAGGTCTCGTCGCTCCTATTCCTGAAGGCTATCAGCTCTCCGCCAACGCCGCCGCTGTCCTGCAAGCCATCCGTAACCTAGAGTCTGGTCAACAAATCACCGTGTTGCGCAACTCGGTCGTAGACATGGGCTTTGATCCCAAAAAGCTCGGTTCCTACCAAAGCGTAGCAGAGCCCATCGTGCCTCCTGTTGTAGCCGATAAGCGGACAGCCGTTACCATTGAAGGGATTGATAACCCCACCGTGCTGAGCTACATGAACAACATGAATGCCAACGACTTTGATGCGTTGATTCAATTGTTCACCGATGATGGTGCGCTCCAGCCTCCCTTCCAACGCCCGATTGTCGGTCGTGACGCAGTTTTGAAGTTCTTCCGGGAAGACTGCCAAAACCTTAAGCTGATGCCCGAACGAGGTGTTTTGGAACCCGCTGATGAAGGCTACACCCAAATCAAAGTCACCGGTAAAGTACAAACCCCTTGGTTTGGTGCCGCTGTGGGTATGAACATGGCCTGGCGTTTCTTACTCAACCCTGAGAATAAGATCTACTTTGTGGCTATTGACCTCTTGGCATCACCCAAGGAACTGTTAAATCTGACCCGTTAA
- a CDS encoding fatty acid desaturase translates to MTRRPLSESGSWLGVGWAIALFLTWIGSLLGLLYIPIAQLPWLVVLVVIIGRTVLQTGLFIVAHDAMHLSLLPQHPRLNHAMGHVAVGLYAFLSYQHCRQQHRDHHRCPAQLGDPDFHDGVHCHPVAWYLKFMGEYLSGYRLVQLIVSWIGVLGILVYGFQVSPTNAIAFWVGPLVLSSFQLFIFGTYLPHRHSNQGNPNRHRAVSSDYPVWLSFLTCYHLGYHWEHHEYPHLPWYRLPAARR, encoded by the coding sequence ATGACTCGCCGCCCCCTCTCTGAATCAGGGAGCTGGCTGGGCGTTGGATGGGCGATCGCACTTTTCCTGACTTGGATAGGAAGCTTGCTGGGGCTTCTGTACATACCTATTGCTCAGCTCCCTTGGCTAGTTGTCCTGGTTGTGATCATAGGGCGTACAGTTCTCCAGACCGGCTTATTCATCGTTGCCCACGATGCAATGCATCTCAGTCTTCTGCCTCAACATCCCCGGCTCAATCATGCCATGGGTCATGTTGCGGTCGGTCTGTATGCATTCTTATCCTACCAACACTGCCGCCAGCAGCACCGCGACCACCATCGCTGTCCTGCTCAACTTGGCGACCCTGATTTCCACGACGGAGTGCATTGCCATCCGGTGGCTTGGTATCTCAAATTTATGGGGGAATACCTGTCAGGCTACCGCTTAGTGCAGCTCATTGTCAGTTGGATCGGCGTATTGGGTATCTTGGTCTATGGCTTTCAGGTGTCGCCGACGAATGCGATCGCCTTTTGGGTCGGCCCACTCGTACTCAGCTCTTTCCAGCTTTTTATCTTTGGGACATATCTACCCCATCGTCACAGTAATCAGGGAAACCCTAATCGCCATCGAGCCGTGAGCAGCGACTATCCCGTTTGGCTGTCGTTTCTCACCTGCTATCATTTGGGCTACCACTGGGAGCATCACGAGTATCCCCATCTGCCTTGGTACCGCCTGCCGGCTGCCCGCCGGTAG
- a CDS encoding FHA domain-containing protein: MNRLTLEWVEHEQHKSFTVTDQMLTKQVGRVRLGRDPSRCDLVLSHPTVSGLHVELFYDPPRSAFYVHSLRPSNPPLLNHRPILEDEQPLAEGDRLCLGLVELHIGTIVLETVAPTIVTTPAVEHSGDTTLPLKPLKPTAPSAYGLKCPRCGQVSSYDYLKSGCPWCGASLAAANSVLMEKP, encoded by the coding sequence ATGAATCGATTGACGCTGGAATGGGTGGAGCATGAGCAACACAAATCGTTTACGGTGACCGATCAAATGCTCACGAAACAGGTGGGTAGGGTCAGGCTAGGGCGAGATCCGTCTCGATGTGATCTGGTGTTATCCCATCCCACGGTCTCAGGTCTGCATGTCGAACTCTTCTATGATCCTCCCCGTTCAGCCTTCTACGTCCATAGCCTCCGCCCCAGCAATCCTCCCCTGCTCAATCATCGTCCCATCCTAGAGGACGAGCAGCCCTTAGCAGAGGGCGATCGCCTCTGTCTAGGCCTGGTTGAGCTGCACATTGGAACCATCGTCTTAGAGACCGTCGCTCCCACCATCGTCACCACCCCGGCAGTCGAGCATTCCGGTGATACGACGCTGCCCCTGAAGCCACTTAAGCCCACGGCCCCTTCTGCCTATGGGCTCAAATGCCCCCGCTGTGGCCAAGTCTCGTCCTACGACTATCTCAAGTCTGGCTGCCCATGGTGTGGCGCGTCCCTAGCCGCCGCCAACAGCGTACTCATGGAAAAACCCTAG